AGCTGAACGAGGTGACCAGGCTGAGCCGATCACCGGGGGCGAGCTTCAGGTTGTTGATGTGGTTTGCGATCCCGCGCAGCACGCCGCGGTGGCTGTGGAATACGCCCTTGGGCCGTCCGGTGGAGCCGGAGGTGAAGAGGATGTAGGCGGGCTGCGCGGGATCGACGGAAGCGCGGGCGAAGCGTGCCGGGGCTGCCGCGTCGATCTCATGGACGTGCGAGGTGCCGGCGAGGGTCGCCGGTACGATCTCCTCCGCCAGCTTCCGGTGCCGTTGCCGGGTGACGATCTCCGTCGCTCCGGCCTGTTCCAGCATCGCCCGCAGGCGGTCCGGGGGGTAGGTCGTGTCCAGCGGCACGTAGCACCGCCCCGCGCCCAGCGCGCCGAGGATCGCCGCCACCATGTCCAGGCCATGATCGAGCAGAAGACCGATCGGCTCGCCGGCTTTCGGAGGTCCGCGCGAGCTGATGGTTGTAGTCTGGATCAGTGAGGCGATGCCGCCGGCCAGCTCCGCCAGCCTGGCGTAGGAGATCGAACGGTCGCCCTCGATCACCGCGGTGTGGTCGGCATGCTGGCGTGCGGCGATGCCGAATGCCGCCGCCAGAGTCAGGTTCCGCTCGAATTGCATCGACATCTTTCCTGACAGGCTCTGGGTGGACCAGTGCACCGCTGGGGGTAGGTTGGCATTACTGCTGCAGCGCTCCAGGCGCGTTCAACAGCTCCTCCAGCCCGCCTGCAGGATGTCAGTGGCAAGGTAAAGTCGAACGTGTGTATGCACGGACCAACAAAACGGCTCGCGTGTTTCCGCTCTGGAATGCTGCATGCTAGATGCATGCCGGGTAAGCCCTTTTCTGACCCAATATTGCGCCCGGCGTCGGCAACTCCCGTTTGCGTAAGATCGAAACCTGCGTTGCCGAATTCCCTGGCGGAGCAGATGAAAGGCGCCATCTAAGGATTTGCCGAATGGCTTGAAAACGATCTCCATGTTTTGGCCGCTTTCAACCTATGGCTGAGTGCCGCTCCGTTTACGCGGCGGCGAGCAGCACTCCGGTGCTCCGGAGGGAACGCTCCTGATCGGCCAGCGTGTTTTACTGCGGGACGGATGTATCTGACCGGCTGCACACGCCTCGAAGAGACAGAAAAGGGAGCCAGCTTGTAAGCCGGCTCCCTCTCTCTCTGGGATTCGCGCATCCCTCACCGCATGGTCGGCGCGTTCCCTGCCGAGTTTGACCGCAACATCTTTCGTGCGCTACTTTTGAGCGCACATCCGACTGAGAACAACCTTGAGGAACGACAGCCCCCTCTTCGATGTCATGGGTTCGCGCGCCCTTGCCCGCCTGGTGCTGCACTTCGCGGTGCGCCCGGACGCGCGGCTGCACTTTCGCGCCCTGCAACGGCATACCGGGCTTGGCAGCCGCTCTCTCCAGACGGAGCTGCGACGGCTCGAACGGTGGGGGATTCTGGAGCGGTCGCGGGAGAACGACACGGTTGTCTACCGGCTGGAGCACGCGAACCCGCGCTGGAAGGCGCTCTTCGCACTGGTGCGATCCTTTGCCGATCCGGCGGAGGTCCTAACGGAAGCCTTCGCGGATGTCGCCGGCGTAGAAGCCGCGTTCGTCTTCGGCTCTGTCGCCCGCGGGGAAGCGCGTCCCGAGAGCGACGTGGACCTCTTCATCCTGGGTGACGAAATCGTCTCGGCCGACCTGGGACGCGCCACGACTTCCGCGGAGCTTCTCCTCGACCGCGAAGTGGACGTAAAGCGCTTCACCCGCGGCAAACTGAAGCGCGTTCTGGAGGGGGGTGACGGCGGGTTCGTGACCGCGGCGCTTCGCGGTCCCAAGCGCTGGATCGCGGGCTCG
This genomic window from Longimicrobium sp. contains:
- a CDS encoding nucleotidyltransferase domain-containing protein, whose protein sequence is MRNDSPLFDVMGSRALARLVLHFAVRPDARLHFRALQRHTGLGSRSLQTELRRLERWGILERSRENDTVVYRLEHANPRWKALFALVRSFADPAEVLTEAFADVAGVEAAFVFGSVARGEARPESDVDLFILGDEIVSADLGRATTSAELLLDREVDVKRFTRGKLKRVLEGGDGGFVTAALRGPKRWIAGSEDALAGVA